The Coffea arabica cultivar ET-39 chromosome 1e, Coffea Arabica ET-39 HiFi, whole genome shotgun sequence genome has a window encoding:
- the LOC113703531 gene encoding iron-sulfur cluster assembly SufBD family protein ABCI8, chloroplastic, protein MASLLANGISSFSPQSLAEPPKISKGFLFRIPKLSPNHVKVQQSSRMVRIRADVSYEPKTTMDAPGKDSSTSTSSDEDDPLQKFLRREYKWGFSQEIDSFSIPKGLSEETIRLISSRKKEPDWMLEFRLKSYDKFGRMKEPKWSDNKYAPIDFQDICYYSEPKKKPTLNSLDEADPELIRYFDRLGVPLNERNRLANVAVDAVLDSVSIATTHRKTLEKAGVIFCSISEAIKEYPDLVRKYLGRVVPPDDNFYASLNSAVFSDGSFVYVPKNTRCPMQISTYFRINAMETGQFERTLIVADEGSFVEYLEGCTAPSYDTNQLHAAVVELYCHEGAEIKYSTVQNWYAGDEEGKGGIFNFVTKRGLCAGARSKISWTQVETGSAITWKYPSVVLEGDESVGEFYSVALTNNYQQADTGTKMIHKGKNTRSRIISKGISAGNSRNCYRGLVQVMSNADNARNSSQCDSMLIGDNAAANTYPYIQTKNPGARIEHEATTSKIGEDQLFYFQQRGIEYEKAMAAMISGFCRDVFNELPDEFGAEVNQLMSLKLEGSVG, encoded by the exons ATGGCTTCTCTTCTTGCAAATGGAATTTCTAGCTTTTCTCCACAATCCCTTGCAGAACCACCAAAGATTTCAAAAGGGTTTCTGTTTCGGATCCCAAAATTGTCCCCAAATCATGTAAAGGTTCAGCAAAGTTCAAGAATGGTCAGAATTAGAGCTGATGTGAGCTATGAGCCAAAGACCACCATGGATGCTCCAGGTAAAGATTCCTCTACTTCAACCTCATCTGATGAAGATGACCCACTTCAGAAATTCTTGAGAAGAGAATATAAATGGGGTTTTAGTCAAGAAATAGATTCATTTTCAATTCCGAAAGGGCTATCGGAGGAAACTATTAGGTTGATTTCTTCAAGGAAAAAAGAACCTGATTGGATGCTTGAGTTTAGATTGAAGTCTTATGATAAATTTGGTAGGATGAAGGAGCCTAAGTGGTCTGATAATAAATACGCTCCGATTGATTTTCAAGATATCTGTTATTATTCTGAGCCCAAAAAGAAACCAACTTTGAACAGTCTTGATGAGGCTGACCCTGAGCTTATTAGGTACTTTGATAGATTGGGTGTGCCTTTGAATGAAAGGAATAGATTGGCTAATGTTGCTGTGGATGCTGTATTGGATAGTGTTTCTATTGCCACTACTCATAGGAAGACATTAGAGAAGGCTGGTGTGATATTTTGCTCTATTTCTGAGGCTATTAAGGAGTATCCTGATTTGGTTAGGAAGTATTTGGGGAGAGTCGTGCCTCCAGATGATAATTTTTATGCTTCTCTGAATTCAGCTGTTTTTAGTGATGGATCATTTGTGTACGTGCCAAAAAACACTAGATGTCCGATGCAGATATCTACGTACTTTAGGATAAATGCAATGGAAACAGGGCAGTTTGAGAGAACGTTGATTGTTGCAGATGAAGGGAGTTTTGTGGAGTATTTGGAGGGCTGTACAGCTCCTTCTTATGATACGAATCAATTACATGCTGCTGTTGTCGAGTTGTATTGTCATGAGGGCGCAGAGATTAAGTATTCCACGGTGCAGAATTGGTATGCGGGTGATGAAGAAGGGAAAGGTGGCATATTTAATTTTGTTACCAAGAGGGGACTTTGTGCAGGGGCTCGCTCAAAGATTTCGTGGACACAAGTGGAGACGGGGTCAGCAATTACTTGGAAGTATCCCAGTGTTGTTTTAGAGGGAGATGAATCAGTGGGTGAGTTTTATTCTGTGGCATTAACCAATAACTATCAGCAGGCAGATACGGGGACTAAGATGATACACAAAGGGAAGAATACTAGGAGTAGGATAATTTCCAAAGGTATTTCTGCTGGAAATTCAAGAAACTGTTATCGAGGTCTGGTTCAGGTTATGTCAAATGCAGATAATGCAAGAAACTCCTCGCAATGTGACTCAATGCTTATTGGTGATAATGCAGCTGCTAACACATATCCCTACATCCAG ACAAAGAATCCCGGTGCCCGCATTGAGCATGAAGCAACAACATCCAAAATTGGTGAAGATCAGCTGTTCTACTTTCAGCAAAGAGGAATTGAATATGAGAAAGCAATGGCAGCAATGATTTCTGGATTCTGTCGTGATGTTTTCAATGAGCTACCTGACGAATTTGGCGCAGAGGTGAACCAGCTGATGAGTTTGAAGCTTGAAGGATCTGTTGGTTAG
- the LOC113703543 gene encoding scarecrow-like protein 30: MDTLFRADGYSNFGNEFLQPDFDSQHSLSEGNLVNDCQLDHLLNNVTGPSNLSSLPDDISATQCELEDCTVERDYFDGVFKYLQQMLMDEEDLVDKHCMLQDCLAFQSAEKSFYEVLNENHPSSLGSSPSALDNFAEIWPNDVNDPVVSHHTFQSNFQLTTPAESSDLSVHCLVDPCLSPSQTLQSSTEMNSTVVAAGEKSSNDRSKKKNARRDPEGGDHDKDERPSKQLASHTDEIDNMEDYDDALLCPARNPNFYGESPARGGTECPEIEGRKKQQYVPPTTAKRGRPRASQKQDSIREVVDLRDLLTRCAQATASYDSWIANELLKQIRQHSSPYGDPTERLAHCFANALEARIAGTGAALYSALTAKRTPAADVLRAYQAYMEICPFQRMSNAFANKSIGRLTCKVTRIHIIDFGILYGFQWPCFIQGISLRPGGPPKLRITGIDLPQPGFRPAERIEETGRRLENYAKRFSVPFEFNAIAKRWDTITTEDLIIDKDEILVVNCLYRLRNVPDETVVPSSPRDAVMNLIRKINPDMFVHGVLNGMYSAPFFLTRFKEALYHFSSLFDMFEATLPREDLNRSMFEREVIGRDVMNVIACEGTERVERPETYKQWQVRNQRAGFRQLPLNKEIIREVRAKVKSSYNRHFLVDEDSDWMLQGWKGRVIYALSCWKPAGL; this comes from the coding sequence ATGGATACCCTTTTTCGAGCTGATGGTTACTCCAATTTTGGGAATGAATTCCTACAGCCTGACTTTGATTCACAGCATTCACTGTCTGAAGGAAATCTTGTGAATGATTGCCAACTTGATCACCTGCTCAACAATGTCACAGGCCCTTCAAATTTGTCATCACTCCCTGATGATATCAGTGCAACTCAATGTGAACTGGAGGATTGTACAGTTGAACGCGATTACTTTGATGGGGTCTTCAAGTATCTGCAACAGATGCTTATGGACGAGGAGGACTTGGTGGATAAGCATTGTATGTTACAGGACTGCTTGGCTTTCCAATCTGCTGAGAAATCCTTCTATGAAGTTCTAAATGAGAACCACCCTTCTTCCCTTGGCAGCTCTCCAAGCGCACTAGACAATTTTGCTGAAATCTGGCCTAATGATGTGAATGATCCTGTTGTTTCTCATCACACCTTTCAGTCGAATTTTCAGCTAACCACCCCTGCTGAAAGTTCAGATCTTAGTGTTCATTGCCTAGTGGACCCTTGTCTTAGTCCTTCCCAGACTCTACAATCCTCTACTGAAATGAATAGCACTGTAGTTGCTGCTGGGGAGAAATCATCAAATGATCGGTCCAAGAAGAAGAACGCTAGACGTGATCCTGAAGGTGGTGATCACGACAAAGATGAGCGTCCTAGCAAGCAGCTAGCAAGTCACACGGATGAAATTGATAATATGGAGGATTATGATGATGCACTGCTCTGTCCTGCCAGAAACCCCAACTTTTATGGTGAATCTCCAGCAAGAGGTGGAACAGAATGTCCAGAGATTGAGGGAAGAAAGAAACAGCAATACGTTCCACCAACAACAGCCAAAAGAGGAAGGCCACGTGCAAGTCAGAAGCAAGACAGCATAAGGGAAGTAGTTGATCTAAGGGACCTTCTAACCAGATGTGCACAGGCGACTGCAAGCTATGATAGTTGGATTGCAAATGAATTGCTGAAACAAATTAGGCAGCACTCTTCTCCTTATGGCGATCCTACTGAGAGATTGGCTCATTGTTTTGCCAATGCTCTCGAGGCACGTATTGCAGGGACGGGGGCAGCACTCTATTCAGCATTGACTGCTAAGAGAACACCAGCTGCAGATGTTCTTAGAGCTTATCAGGCTTATATGGAAATTTGCCCATTCCAAAGAATGTCTAACGCTTTTGCTAACAAGTCTATTGGCAGACTAACATGCAAAGTAACAAGGATTCACATCATTGATTTTGGTATACTATATGGTTTCCAATGGCCATGTTTCATTCAGGGAATCTCCCTTAGGCCTGGAGGGCCACCGAAGCTCAGAATCACCGGGATTGATCTTCCACAACCAGGTTTTCGGCCAGCAGAGAGAATAGAGGAGACAGGACGTCGCCTAGAAAATTATGCCAAGAGATTTAGCGTCCCTTTTGAGTTCAATGCCATCGCAAAAAGATGGGATACTATTACTACAGAGGATCTTATAATTGACAAGGATGAAATACTAGTCGTTAATTGTTTGTACAGGCTAAGAAATGTGCCTGATGAGACCGTAGTACCGAGCAGCCCGAGGGACGCTGTAATGAACTTGATCAGAAAAATCAACCCTGATATGTTTGTCCATGGAGTTCTTAATGGGATGTACAGTGCACCATTCTTCCTCACACGGTTCAAAGAGGCTCTATACCACTTCTCTTCTCTGTTTGATATGTTTGAGGCCACGCTACCGCGCGAAGATCTAAACAGGTCAATGTTCGAGAGAGAGGTCATTGGAAGGGATGTGATGAATGTTATAGCTTGTGAAGGTACTGAAAGAGTTGAAAGGCCAGAAACATACAAGCAGTGGCAGGTTCGGAATCAGAGAGCTGGATTCAGGCAGCTTCCCTTGAACAAAGAAATCATTAGAGAAGTCAGGGCTAAAGTGAAATCATCTTACAACAGACATTTTCTGGTGGATGAAGATAGTGATTGGATGCTGCAGGGCTGGAAGGGTAGAGTCATCTATGCTCTCTCTTGTTGGAAACCTGCAGGCTTATAA